A segment of the Doryrhamphus excisus isolate RoL2022-K1 chromosome 7, RoL_Dexc_1.0, whole genome shotgun sequence genome:
TCGAGGTTGAGGACAGACGGCTGCTGGACGACGTGCACCACGTTCACCtgcacctcctcctcttccaggTGGGTTTCCTCGGGGTCGGCTGTCTCGGAGTTCTGTACAGAGTCGCTTAATTCCAGACGGTCAGAATTTCCCGAGTAGGGCATGGAGGTCAAGGTGGGTGTGGTGTcgctgccctcttgtggttgCATGGTGAGGAGGGTGTGGGGAGGGCTCAGGCATGCGGTCTCGTCTTCTCCAGCCGGACGGGCACAGCTTGTGGATGTACTTCCTGTCTGCGTGCAGCAGGTGACAGTCTGCgggtggaaaaataataactttCTGATGCTGCGGTCAGCATTCAGACATCCTACTGTTATTGTACATTTAGTAAGTCACTACATCATAACCCAGTATATCGTAagggggctgcactttggacacccatgactTTTCCGAGGCCAAACCAAAGCACATGGGCTCTTCCGGTTGTTATTCCAAATGATCAACAACAGACAGGTAtgtcatatatacagtatatatgttttatattctaATGCCGTGAAAATGTAGCAAGAATGAAGACTTCAAGACACAAAGACAATGAGGTGTTTCTCACCCGTGTAGCTGGAGGTTCTGAATTTTCTTTTGGCTTTGAGTCAACATCGGGGATCTTGTCCGCAGGAAAGTTGGTGTCCTGCACGGGGAACCTCTCGGGCGTCAGTACCATCGTTTCGGTCACATCCGAAACGATGGGACTTTCAGTGTCACCCTGTTCAGCTGCTTCGTCGGGTTGCGGAGATGCGGCGCAGCCAACCGGAACCTCGTTGGCACTCACTCCGTCAGGATCAGGAGACAAAATACCCTGGAAGTCGGATTCAGAGTACTCGTCTGGCTCCTGGAGAGCCTGATGTGGTTTCTGTGGTTCTGCGATCTCTTGTGAACGTGCTCTATCGGGTGAGGGAGGTGGCATCACGGGCGGTGTTGCGGTGGCACGCGGAGGCTCGGGCGCAGGCGGTGGAGTCGCAGTGGAAGGTTCAGGCTGTGCTCTGGTTACCGGAGGTGGGGTGGCATTAGGGGTGGCATTAGGGGTGGCCTGCGGTGGTGATGgcggagcagcagcagccgggCTGTGACCACCGGGCTTGAGGGGAGGGGTGGATGGTGCTGGATGGACATGAACCTTTACTGCGGCAGGTGGAGGGGAGCTGCAGTTGGCATCTAAGGCAAAGCAAATAGTATAGTATTACAGTACTACCACTTACGTGTAGCACTATGGATACTATGATACTACTACAAAAACCGAATGCTTACTGTTGGCACCTCTCAAAGCATCATATTCTGCCCGGACCTCAGCCGCGATG
Coding sequences within it:
- the mavs gene encoding mitochondrial antiviral-signaling protein, with translation MSFASDELYNGYLRKNMPTIVSKVKVREIVVHLACLTAHDRETVEAKREMCGNYDSMVLLLDCLKRRESWPEHFIQALELCEYRTIAAEVRAEYDALRGANNANCSSPPPAAVKVHVHPAPSTPPLKPGGHSPAAAAPPSPPQATPNATPNATPPPVTRAQPEPSTATPPPAPEPPRATATPPVMPPPSPDRARSQEIAEPQKPHQALQEPDEYSESDFQGILSPDPDGVSANEVPVGCAASPQPDEAAEQGDTESPIVSDVTETMVLTPERFPVQDTNFPADKIPDVDSKPKENSEPPATRTVTCCTQTGSTSTSCARPAGEDETACLSPPHTLLTMQPQEGSDTTPTLTSMPYSGNSDRLELSDSVQNSETADPEETHLEEEEVQVNVVHVVQQPSVLNLDGQHIGNGEASKDVASAAQEQVSTPSGEKCSNPEVMPADIAAKKPAHRRLGTNAKYVMTAVAVGSLALLMAWKLKH